From one Bos indicus x Bos taurus breed Angus x Brahman F1 hybrid chromosome 7, Bos_hybrid_MaternalHap_v2.0, whole genome shotgun sequence genomic stretch:
- the DELE1 gene encoding death ligand signal enhancer isoform X1: MWRLPGLLGRALPRLLGPGLRGVTPKSSSPDGPQATSSNLLVPVPSFDRSSPHCPGPGTSRGPKSHGWKDAFQWMSARGSRNTLWDAISWGTLAVLALQLARQIHFQTSLPAGPWRVEHCSWCSPLDRFLSSPLRHPCSSLRRHILPSPDSPAPRHTDLGECRLGQDESSTQPKSVASPSSLRAARHQDPSEEDPSDISFLHASSSFKSKAKPAQPQPTDEKQEQEKSKSLSLEEAMTSIQQLFQLSVSIAFNFLGTENMKNGDYMAAFSYFQKAADRGYSKAQYNVGLCHEHGRGTPRDPSKAAFYYQLAASQGHNLAQYRYARCLLQDPGSSWDPERQRAVSMLKRAADSGLREAQAFLGVLFTKEPYVDERRAVKYLWLAANNGDSQSRYHLGICYEKGLGVQKSLGEAMRCYQQSAALGNTPAQERLRALFSTEAAGLHTSLSPKDGACEFSERYHNLNPKEEASYPPASPKNLKYLASTVKKREVYKDPGSGHIPLKQWPDSLCCFLNCRPRAAASALLPARAEMGHFTAKGPWCALRPQEAE; the protein is encoded by the exons ATGTGGCGGCTGCCGGGACTCCTGGGCCGAG CTCTTCCCCGTCTGCTGGGACCTGGCCTTCGTGGGGTGACCCCCAAGTCCTCGAGCCCAGATGGGCCCCAGGCTACCTCCTCCAACCTGCTGGTTCCTGTGCCCAGTTTTGACAG GTCCAGCCCCCACTGCCCTGGCCCAGGCACAAGCAGGGGCccaaagtcccatggatggaaggatgCCTTCCAGTGGATGTCTGCTCGTGGCTCCCGGAACACATTGTGGGATGCCATATCATGG GGCACTCTGGCCGTATTGGCCCTGCAGCTGGCGAGGCAGATCCACTTCCAGACATCCCTGCCAGCAGGACCTTGGCGAGTGGAGCACTGCTCTTGGTGCAGTCCGTTGGACCGCTTCCTCTCATCTCCCTTGAGGCACCCTTGTTCCT CACTGCGGAGGCACATTCTGCCCAGCCCTGATAGCCCAGCTCCCAGGCACACTGATCTCGGGGAATGCAGGCTGGGCCAGGATGAATCCTCCACTCAGCCTAAAAGCGTCGCTTCACCCAGCTCCTTGAGAGCAGCCAGGCATCAGGATCCCTCTGAGGAAG ATCCCAGTGACATCAGCTTCCTGCATGCCAGCAGTAGCTTCAAGTCCAAGGCAAAGCCGGCCCAACCTCAGCCCACTGACGAAAAGCAG GAACAAGAGAAATCAAAAAGTCTTTCCCTCGAGGAGGCCATGACTTCCATTCAGCAgctcttccagctcagtgtttccaTCGCTTTCAACTTCCTAG GGACAGAGAACATGAAGAATGGGGACTACATGGCAGCCTTTTCTTATTTCCAGAAAGCAGCAGACCGCGGCTACAGCAAAGCACAGTACAACGTGGGCTTGTGTCACGAGCATGGCAGGGGCACCCCCAGGGACCCCAGCAAG GCAGCCTTTTATTACCAATTGGCTGCCAGCCAGGGCCACAACCTGGCTCAGTACCGCTATGCAAGGTGCCTGCTACAAGACCCAGGCTCCTCGTGGGACCCTGAGCGGCAGAGGGCAGTGTCCATGCTGAAGCGGGCTGCAGACTCAGGCTTACGAGAG GCCCAAGCTTTCCTCGGGGTGCTTTTCACCAAGGAGCCCTACGTGGACGAGCGGAGAGCTGTGAAATATCTTTGGCTTGCAGCCAACAATGGG GACTCACAGAGCAGATACCACTTGGGAATTTGCTATGAGAAGGGCCTTGGGGTACAGAAGAGTCTGGGAGAGGCCATGAGATGTTACCAGCAGTCAGCAGCTCTGGGGAACACGCCCGCCCAGGAGAGGCTGCGGGCCCTCTTCTCCACGGAGGCAGCAG GCCTTCACACTTCACTCAGCCCTAAAGATGGAGCCTGCGAGTTCTCAGAGAGATACCACAACTTGAATCCCAAAGAAGAGGCCAGTTATCCACCTGCCTCCCCAAAGAACCTTAAGTACCTGGCCAGCACAGTCAAGAAGAGGGAAGTGTATAAAGACCCAGGTTCTGGCCACATCCCCTTGAAGCAGTGGCCTGACTCGCTGTGTTGTTTCCTCAACTGTAGACCAAGGGCAGCGGCGTCTGCCCTCCTACCCGCCAGGGCTGAGATGGGACATTTCACTGCGAAAGGACCTTGGTGCGCACTCAGGCCCCAGGAGGCAGAGTGA
- the DELE1 gene encoding death ligand signal enhancer isoform X2 encodes MWRLPGLLGRALPRLLGPGLRGVTPKSSSPDGPQATSSNLLVPVPSFDRSSPHCPGPGTSRGPKSHGWKDAFQWMSARGSRNTLWDAISWGTLAVLALQLARQIHFQTSLPAGPWRVEHCSWCSPLDRFLSSPLRHPCSSLRRHILPSPDSPAPRHTDLGECRLGQDESSTQPKSVASPSSLRAARHQDPSEEDPSDISFLHASSSFKSKAKPAQPQPTDEKQEQEKSKSLSLEEAMTSIQQLFQLSVSIAFNFLGTENMKNGDYMAAFSYFQKAADRGYSKAQYNVGLCHEHGRGTPRDPSKAAFYYQLAASQGHNLAQYRYARCLLQDPGSSWDPERQRAVSMLKRAADSGLREAQAFLGVLFTKEPYVDERRAVKYLWLAANNGDSQSRYHLGICYEKGLGVQKSLGEAMRCYQQSAALGNTPAQERLRALFSTEAAAPGPSDLAVRGLKSFSSPSLCSLNRSLLAGASCLPHASSTGNLGLLCRSGHLRTSPGAPSRAIPQHPYPLERSLVRLGFG; translated from the exons ATGTGGCGGCTGCCGGGACTCCTGGGCCGAG CTCTTCCCCGTCTGCTGGGACCTGGCCTTCGTGGGGTGACCCCCAAGTCCTCGAGCCCAGATGGGCCCCAGGCTACCTCCTCCAACCTGCTGGTTCCTGTGCCCAGTTTTGACAG GTCCAGCCCCCACTGCCCTGGCCCAGGCACAAGCAGGGGCccaaagtcccatggatggaaggatgCCTTCCAGTGGATGTCTGCTCGTGGCTCCCGGAACACATTGTGGGATGCCATATCATGG GGCACTCTGGCCGTATTGGCCCTGCAGCTGGCGAGGCAGATCCACTTCCAGACATCCCTGCCAGCAGGACCTTGGCGAGTGGAGCACTGCTCTTGGTGCAGTCCGTTGGACCGCTTCCTCTCATCTCCCTTGAGGCACCCTTGTTCCT CACTGCGGAGGCACATTCTGCCCAGCCCTGATAGCCCAGCTCCCAGGCACACTGATCTCGGGGAATGCAGGCTGGGCCAGGATGAATCCTCCACTCAGCCTAAAAGCGTCGCTTCACCCAGCTCCTTGAGAGCAGCCAGGCATCAGGATCCCTCTGAGGAAG ATCCCAGTGACATCAGCTTCCTGCATGCCAGCAGTAGCTTCAAGTCCAAGGCAAAGCCGGCCCAACCTCAGCCCACTGACGAAAAGCAG GAACAAGAGAAATCAAAAAGTCTTTCCCTCGAGGAGGCCATGACTTCCATTCAGCAgctcttccagctcagtgtttccaTCGCTTTCAACTTCCTAG GGACAGAGAACATGAAGAATGGGGACTACATGGCAGCCTTTTCTTATTTCCAGAAAGCAGCAGACCGCGGCTACAGCAAAGCACAGTACAACGTGGGCTTGTGTCACGAGCATGGCAGGGGCACCCCCAGGGACCCCAGCAAG GCAGCCTTTTATTACCAATTGGCTGCCAGCCAGGGCCACAACCTGGCTCAGTACCGCTATGCAAGGTGCCTGCTACAAGACCCAGGCTCCTCGTGGGACCCTGAGCGGCAGAGGGCAGTGTCCATGCTGAAGCGGGCTGCAGACTCAGGCTTACGAGAG GCCCAAGCTTTCCTCGGGGTGCTTTTCACCAAGGAGCCCTACGTGGACGAGCGGAGAGCTGTGAAATATCTTTGGCTTGCAGCCAACAATGGG GACTCACAGAGCAGATACCACTTGGGAATTTGCTATGAGAAGGGCCTTGGGGTACAGAAGAGTCTGGGAGAGGCCATGAGATGTTACCAGCAGTCAGCAGCTCTGGGGAACACGCCCGCCCAGGAGAGGCTGCGGGCCCTCTTCTCCACGGAGGCAGCAG CCCCAGGGCCCAGCGACCTAGCAGTGAGAGGACTGAAGTCGTTTTCCAGCCCCTCTCTCTGCAGCCTGAACAGGAGCCTGCTGGCAGGAGCCTCTTGCCTGCCACATGCCTCAAGCACAGGGAACCTTGGCCTCCTCTGTAGAAGCGGGCATCTCCGAACCAGCCCTGGAGCCCCCAGCAGGGCCATTCCCCAACACCCCTACCCCTTGGAAAGGAGTCTCGTCAGACTGGGTTTTGGCTAA